A single Drechmeria coniospora strain ARSEF 6962 chromosome 03, whole genome shotgun sequence DNA region contains:
- a CDS encoding mRNA splicing protein: MNDFGQMSGLDEEFAAVRKFQADVEADPDTLDNWENLIKACESLEGGLSRNSNPQALASCRDAYERLLARFPLFFGYWKKYADTEFNIAGTESAEMVYERGVACNPHSVDLWAEYCRFKMDTCHDPDVVRELFERAAALVGIDYAAHPFWDTYLEFEQRQECHAHAFAILVRIIRIPMHQYSRYYEKLRTLAHTLPVEDIVPADVLARFQAESKSGSDARPELEVERDVRAKIDAMYYDIFSVTAVETNKRWTFESEMGRPYFHTTELTHAQLNAWRGYLDLEEAEGDVERIKFLYEKCNHICAYYEEFWFRYARWMSTQAGKETELRHIYILASFCVPVSRPGIRMQWAYFEESQGNIDAARDIHAGILAKLPDCIEVILSWAHLERRQNGIEAAIQVLKDQIDAPTVDLYTKAALVAEWAILLWKVQGSAEQARAVFLKNSQWYGSSRTFWEKWFEFELEQPMHSQAQDDATQRVKHVFEEIRAKSRLSPSVKRDLGIIFLNFLVQRGGKDAMKEFAAVDRAISGSSSVAALSTDGQNGAGATELDEASKQKAEARLIFFYDHEAPIPGAQGPADYN, encoded by the exons ATGAACGACTTCGGCCAGAtgagcggcctcgacgaggaatTCGCTGCCGTTCGCAAATTCCAAGCCGACGTG GAAGCCGACCCCGACACACTTGATAACTGGGAGAACCTTATCAAGGCCTGCGAGAGTCTCGAAGGAGGCCTCAGCCGCAACTCAAACCCGCAAGCGCTTGCTTCCTGCCGCGATGCATACGAACGCCTTCTCGCGAGGTTCCCTCTCTTCTTCGGCTACTGGAAAAAGTACGCAGACACCGAGTTCAACATCGCCGGCACAGAGTCTGCCGAAATG GTGTACGAACGAGGCGTCGCTTGCAACCCCCATTCCGTCGACTTGTGGGCAGAGTACTGCCGGTTCAAGATGGATACCTGTCATGACCCCGACGTCGTTCGAGA ACTCTTCGAacgggccgccgccctggTCGGCATTGATTACGCCGCTCACCCATTCTGGGACACGTACCTTGAGTTCGAGCAGCGCCAAGAATGCCACGCTCACGCCTTTGCGATTCTAGTCCGCATCATTCGCATCCCGATGCACCAGTACAGCCGCTACTACGAGAAGCTCCGCACCTTGGCCCACACGCTTCCGGTGGAAGACATCGTGCCGGCGGATGTGCTCGCTCGGTTTCAGGCCGAGTCGAAATCGGGCTCGGATGCGCGCCCCGAGCTCGAGGTGGAGCGCGACGTTCGTGCCAAGATTGACGCCATGTACTACGACATATTCTccgtcacggccgtcgagaccAACAAGCGTTGGACCTTTGAATCCGAGATGGGTCGTCCCTACTTCCACACCACCGAGTTGACGCACGCGCAGCTCAATGCCTGGCGCGGATACCTGGACCTCGAGGAAGCAGAGGGCGACGTGGAACGGATCAAGTTCCTGTACGAGAAGTGCAATCACATCTGCGCCTACTACGAAGAATTCTGGTTTCGCTACGCGCGGTGGATGTCTACGCAAGCCGGGAAGGAGACGGAGCTTCGACACATCTACATCCTCGCCTCCTTTTGCGTGCCCGTCAGCCGCCCCGGGATCCGCATGCAGTGGGCCTACTTTGAGGAGAGCCAGGGGAacatcgacgccgcccggGACATTCACGCGGGCATCTTGGCCAAGCTCCCGGATTGCATCGAGGTCATCCTCTCGTGGGCGCACCTTGAGCGTCGTCAGAACGGCATCGAGGCTGCCATCCAAGTCCTCAAGGATCAAATCGACGCCCCGACCGTCGACCTGTACACCAAGGCCGCTCTGGTTGCCGAGTGGGCCATTCTGCTGTGGAAAGTGCAGGGGTCGGCCGAGCAGGCGCGCGCCGTGTTCCTCAAGAACTCGCAGTGGTACGGGAGCAGCCGCACGTTTTGGGAGAAATGGTTCGAgttcgagctcgagcagccGATGCACTCGCAGGCACAGGACGACGCCACCCAGCGAGTCAAGCACGTCTTCGAGGAGATTCGGGCCAAGAGCCGGCTGTCGCCGAGTGTGAAGCGAGATCTCGGCATCATTTTCCTCAACTTCCTGGTCCAGCGCGGAGGCAAGGATGCGATGAAGGAGTTTGCGGCAGTCGATCGAGCCATCTCCGG ATCCTCGTCCGTGGCTGCGCTGTCCACCGACGGCCAGAACGGAGCCGGCGCGACGGAGCTGGACGAAGCGAGCAAGCAGAAAGCCGAGGCCAGGCTCATCTTCTTTTACGACCACGAGGCCCCGATCCCAGGGGCGCAGGGTCCGGCAGATTACAACTGA
- a CDS encoding SacI domain and endonuclease/exonuclease/phosphatase gives MDQPSGWSVALPPAPDKSSELYIHDHPFRSIAIVSSSHALILRYSTAASESGQDGSHASLHAAKHRSGGDSATAKCMVEFSPITNQLLKNYRPLASRPVYGTLGLIAVNGDVFLSIITRAERTATLRPGETVERILSVAFHCLSSAEYDDVVPLDVAEPAFPDTANSPYGQGLGRRDVLIEHPCHDLQKLLSNGSFYYSTDFDVTNRLQDRPMNSNSFDIDNFDDTYLWNSFMISPLVQFRSRLMAQEREALDSSRILTSAIRGFCKTMTLPQSASPIRDSKSGMPSFLTLISRLSCRRAGTRFNSRGIDDDGNVANFVESETIFWSSTGTLFSYAQVRGSVPVFWEQAADLLPGRQKITVTRSQEGAQPAFDKHFEDLEHIYGAVHIINLLSATKPAEVELSTMYRNGIRASPLSRPGADGSSDHALLQETHYDFHAETKGPAGYEAAKDIRRYIHGSTDGFAYFLAEETSDGTVAGGENSGARVVVVLQQEGVFRTNCLDCLDRTNLIQTIISQMAVDEFLGHRGDYAASDFWMRHSSLWADNGDSLSKIYAGTGALKSSFTRHGKMSLSGAMADMRKSVQRIYHNNFVDPSRQMTIDMLLGRLIGQTPVHLFDPISDFVSVELGKRSDEFSSFETISIWTGTFNLNGRADGIDHDLSPWLFPPSAGPEKADVYVVAFQEIVELSPQQIMNSDPSKKYLWEQAVQQTLNEGREGVGGDRYVLLRSGQLVGAALCVFVKSSILANIKNVEGSVKKTGLSGMAGNKGAVAIRFDYANTHICFVTAHLAAGFANYDERNRDYATIHQGLRFQRNRGIEDHDAIVWLGDFNYRIGLGLEKAKGLIKKRDLASLYENDQLNLQMVAGLAFPFYSEAHIAFMPTYKFDIGTDNYDSSEKARIPAWTDRILRKGVNIRQLTYDSAPLRFSDHRPVYATFECRVSIVNEALRERISHELYERRKAEVGDATAHVGDGEDTEDEDLIGYDAIEPGLPPASSDRQKWWLDNKQPARAQVSIPSGGDGQAVVLNPQRPSNPFGHGDEADWITIPRPAADASLSSMSSSPYEKVSLPQSTAKAQVALGGISSRAYEQRSRPEARARAGPPAPPPPRRQGAPSRPVTTGDGAWEAADEGELGESATSSTRHLSRRPVSGGGGGKPAPPVARKPAHLATSPPPARWEAGTTSDKAQGGDFHARLPQRSPTTTTTSGQPTTAASLLDAARGPAALPERRMGTAASVVVGQERQLARTGTAADASASWNGSSTGRRGEGSSRGDGPVDLLDLGTDGGEEMCGWQSLQPSTKSPSR, from the exons ATGGATCAACCATCAGGCTGGTCGGTCGCGCTGCCTCCCGCCCCCGACAAGTCGAGCGAGCTGTACATCCACGACCACCCCTTTCGGTCCATCGCCATCGTGTCCTCGTCCCATGCTCTGATCCTTCGGTATAGCACTgcggcgagcgagagcgGCCAAGATGGCTCCCACGCTTCGCTGCACGCGGCGAAGCATCGGTCTGGCGGCGACTCGGCGACTGCAAAGTGCATGGTGGAGTTTTCACCGATAACGAATCAACTTTTGAAAAATTACCGACCTCTGGCTTCTCGACCTGTCTACGGGACACTTGGATTGATCGCCGTCAACGGCGACGTTTTCCTCTCCATCATCACTCGTGCGGAAAGAACGGCAACGCTGCGGCCCGGTGAGACGGTAGAGCGCATCCTGAGCGTGGCATTCCACTGCCTGAGCAGCGCCGAGTACGACGATGTCGTCCCCCTGGACGTGGCCGAGCCTGCCTTTCCGGACACCGCAAACTCCCCGTACGGCCAGGGCCTAGGCCGGAGAGATGTGCTCATAGAGCACCCATGCCACGACCTCCAAAAACTTCTCAGCAATGGATCCTTCTACTACAGCACGGATTTTGACGTAACAAACCGATTACAGGACAG GCCGATGAATTCGAACTCGTTTGACATAGACAACTTTGACGATACATACCTGTGGAACTCCTTTATGATCAGCCCGCTAGTTCAGTTTCGGTCGCGCCTCATGGCCCAAGAGCGGGAGGCTTTGGACTCCTCCCGCATCCTCACATCGGCCATACGAGGGTTCTGCAAGACCATGACTCTGCCGCAGAGCGCATCGCCCATTAGGGATTCCAAGAGCGGGATGCCGTCGTTTCTCACCCTCATATCACGGCTTTCATGTCGACGAGCGGGCACTCGATTCAACTCGAggggcatcgacgacgacgggaatGTCGCCAACTTTGTCGAATCCGAAACAATATTCTGGAGCTCGACGGGCACATTGTTCTCGTACGCTCAGGTTCGAGGCTCGGTTCCCGTGTTTTGGGAACAGGCTGCGGACCTGCTTCCCGGTCGACAGAAGATCACGGTGACCCGATCCCAAGAGGGCGCGCAGCCGGCGTTTGACAAACACTTTGAAGACCTGGAGCACATATACGGCGCAGTTCACATCATCAACCTTCTCAGCGCGACGAAGCCTGCCGAGGTGGAGCTCAGCACCATGTACCGCAACGGCATACGGGCATCTCCGCTCAGCCGGCCGGGTGCCGACGGTTCCTCGGACCATGCCCTCCTGCAAGAGACACACTACGACTTCCATGCCGAGACCAAGGGCCCGGCAGGGTACGAAGCGGCCAAGGACATCAGGCGGTATATTCACGGCTCGACAGATGGCTTTGCCTACTTCTTGGCGGAAGAAacgagcgacggcaccgttGCGGGAGGCGAGAATTCCGGCGCCCGAGTGGTGGTTGTGCTGCAGCAAGAGGGCGTCTTCCGCACCAACTGCCTGGACTGTCTGGATCGGACGAATCTCATCCAGACCATCATCTCGCaaatggccgtcgacgaattCCTAGGACACCGAGGAGACTACGCGGCGTCCGATTTCTGGATGAGGCACTCTAGCCTCTGGGCCGACAACGGCGACTCGCTGTCGAAAATTTACGCCGGGACCGGAGCGCTCAAGTCGTCGTTTACGAGGCATGGGAAGATGTCACTCTCGGGAGCGATGGCGGACATGCGCAAGTCAGTCCAGCGAATATATCACAACAACTTTGTCGACCCCTCGAGGCAGATGACTATCGACATGCTGCTGGGTCGGCTCATCGGGCAGACGCCGGTCCACCTGTTCGACCCCATCAGCGACTTTGTATCGGTCGAGCTGGGGAAGAGGAGCGATGAGTTCTCCTCGTTCGAGACGATCAGCATCTGGACGGGAACGTTCAACCTGAACGGGcgggccgacggcatcgaccacGACCTGTCGCCGTGGCTGTTCCCTCCCTCGGCGGGACCGGAGAAGGCCGACGTGTATGTCGTTGCCTTTCAAGAGATTGTCGAGCTCAGCCCGCAGCAAATCATGAACAGCGACCCTTCCAAGAAGTACCTTTGGGAGCAGGCGGTGCAGCAGACATTGAATGAGGGGCGGGAGGGCGTCGGGGGCGACCGATACGTGCTCCTGCGCAGCGGTCAGCTCGTGGGCGCGGCGCTGTGCGTATTCGTCAAGTCGTCGATCCTGGCCAACATTAAGAACGTGGAAGGGAGCGTCAAGAAGACGGGACTGTCCGGCATGGCTGGCAACAAGGGTGCCGTGGCGATTCGGTTCGACTACGCCAACACTCACATCTGCTTCGTGACGGCCCACCTGGCGGCCGGCTTTGCCAACTACGACGAACGCAACCGAGATTACGCCACGATCCACCAGGGGCTGCGATTTCAGCGGAACAGGGGGATAGAGGACCACG ATGCGATCGTCTGGCTCGGCGACTTCAACTACCGCATCGGCCTGGGCCTCGAGAAGGCCAAGGGGCTGATCAAGAAGCGAGACTTGGCTAGCCTGTACGAGAACGACCAGCTGAATCTCCAGATGGTGGCGGGGCTAGCCTTTCCGTTCTACTCGGAGGCGCACATCGCCTTCATGCCGACGTACAAGTTCGACATCGGGACGGACAACTACGACAGCTCGGAGAAGGCGAGGATCCCGGCCTGGACGGACCGGATCCTGAGGAAAGGCGTCAACATCCGGCAGCTCACGTACGATTCGGCACCTCTGAGGTTTTCCGACCACCGGCCGGTGTACGCGACGTTCGAGTGCAGGGTCAGCATCGTGAACGAGGCTCTGCGGGAGCGCATCAGCCACGAGCTGTACGAGCGCCGCAAGGCCGAGGTCGGGGACGCGACGGcgcacgtcggcgacggcgaagacaCGGAGGATGAAGACCTGATCGGGTACGACGCCATCGAACCGGGGCTCCCCCCGGCAAGCTCGGATCGGCAGAAGTGGTGGCTCGACAACAAACAACCGGCTCGCGCGCAGGTGTCGATtccgagcggcggcgacgggcaggccGTGGTGCTCAACCCGCAACGGCCGTCGAACCCGTTCGGTCACGGAGACGAAGCGGACTGGATCACGATTCCGCGACCGGCGGCGGACGCCTCGCTCTCGAGcatgtcgagctcgccgtacGAGAAGGTGTCGCTTCCGCAGAGCACGGCGAAGGCGCAGGTCGCCTTGGGCGGAATTTCGTCTCGCGCGTACGAGCAGAGGAGCCGGCCCgaggcgagagcgagagcgggGCCGCCAGCGCCGCCTCCACCACGCCGACAGGGTGCCCCGTCGCGGCCGGTCACGACGGGCGATGGCGCAtgggaggcggcggacgaaggcgagctcggcgaatCGGCGACTTCCTCGACACGGCACCTATCACGGCGACCCgtgagcggcggcggcggcggcaagccAGCACCGCCGGTTGCCAGGAAGCCTGCTCATCTAGCCACGAGCCCGCCTCCCGCACGGTGGGAAGCGGGCACGACGAGCGACAAGGCCCAGGGCGGTGACTTCCATGCTCGTCTGCCGCAAAggtcaccgacgacgacgacgacgagcgggcaGCCAACGACCGCAGCGTCGCTCTTGGATGCTGCCCGagggccggcggcgctgccCGAGCGGCGGATGGGCACGGCGGCATCAGTGGTCGTCGGCCAAGAGCGGCAGCTCGCACGCACGGGAACCGCGGCTGACGCGTCGGCAAGCTGGAACGGTTCGAGCACGGGTCGgcgcggcgagggcagcAGCCGTGGCGATGGGCCGGTGGACCTTTTGGATTTGggcaccgacggcggtgaGGAGATGTGCGGGTGGCAGTCGCTGCAGCCGAGCACCAAGTCGCCCTCACGATAG